A window from Populus trichocarpa isolate Nisqually-1 chromosome 3, P.trichocarpa_v4.1, whole genome shotgun sequence encodes these proteins:
- the LOC7465520 gene encoding probable WRKY transcription factor 17 — translation MTPRWDFKIHEVAQSSFRHAHNLFSCISDKNQKRSIQEVSLIAQDAVNEFRNLVRILDDSEQSDCKRIRKGPLPHAHDINPVELMDSPNSVSKSSDHNFSQPNRQLFPLQSILSTTSLTHVNTLNLYREKQKKSKDNVDVKNNLIMGLNHSPLQTSAYFLNSDGSGRIFHHSSSEGLPSQDDSSIFSKSKSEETSAKCLASTGGCHCSKRRKSRIKKIIKVPALSTKLADIPPDDHSWRKYGQKPIKGSPYPRSYYKCSSKRGCPARKHVERSLEDPTMLVVAYEGEHNHSKIAFQSPNMMLHI, via the exons ATGACTCCAAGATGGGATTTCAAAATTCATGAGGTTGCTCAAAGTAGTTTCAGACATGCTCATAATCTGTTTAGCTGTATTTCTGataaaaatcagaaaagaagCATCCAGGAAGTAAGCCTGATTGCTCAAGATGCAGTTAATGAATTCAGAAATTTAGTTAGAATCCTTGACGATTCAGAGCAGTCAGATTGTAAGAGGATCAGGAAAGGTCCCTTACCACATGCCCATGACATAAACCCAGTTGAACTGATGGATAGTCCCAACTCTGTGTCTAAAAGTTCTGACCACAACTTTTCTCAACCCAATAGGCAGCTATTCCCTCTACAGAGTATTCTGTCAACTACTTCTTTGACCCATGTCAATACTCTCAACTTGTACAGGGAAAAACAGAAGAAGTCTAAAGACAACgtcgatgtcaaaaataatttgatcatGGGGTTGAACCATTCTCCCTTACAGACAAgcgcatattttttaaattcggaTGGAAGTGGCAGgatatttcatcattcatcatcAGAAGGTCTACCTTCTCAAGATGACTCCTCCATATTTTCCAAGAGCAAGAGTGAAGAGACTAGTGCTAAATGCCTTGCCTCAACCGGTGGATGTCACTGCTCAAAGCGAAG GAAATCGAGgatcaagaaaattattaagGTTCCTGCTTTAAGCACTAAACTAGCTGACATACCTCCCGATGATCACTCCTGGAGAAAATATGGACAGAAGCCAATAAAAGGATCTCCATATCCCAG GAGCTACTATAAATGCAGCAGCAAGAGGGGATGCCCTGCAAGAAAACATGTAGAAAGGAGCCTGGAGGATCCTACCATGTTAGTTGTGGCTTATGAAGGGGAACACAATCACTCCAAAATTGCATTTCAATCTCCCAACATGATGCTTCATatttaa
- the LOC7479214 gene encoding uncharacterized protein LOC7479214 isoform X4, producing MVFSTPSTSEELLDGCQDAYYRLKQRPLDLQLSADEFISHVEEDLPSIGHAWNHRLREPIDFKHPLSSNYSSGTEELKLSLTTGVDYRRTEGALRTWFDKKTHQYCSVIDLESDEMISDDHAKCTPSVGGAAPETYSPGKHKSLVSAFSNLIFSTRAKKDPSVEIAESSSFQEHSECCREQTSSNEGIMELHDDILFNNLSTKIQQSTSHLKADLDLNKVCLDDPSCFSNDPLLAYPSPASSAGVSAVVIGSVQEETCPTTSWEKRVNGCSNEISDILHAAQVDLNSTTRSANVWTRSSDHNGISGRVVNLTGPEPMASSPVDIFVDIGSCSGDLKNDNVVLKAKLANGLLHDLNQMRLAAIELTSEKSQVEDAVFSCVYQSQNDRHGNQSPVSCKSGIYDNDSNSGKTAQCGNVSGDVNTDLKSHLGAQVADASSDENDLRTSNSCDLKNECYHKKEESAKVDGLMKRAAESLINLSLENSVSYQDSSAKEIRNETREEPQYTCDSFELIVVDLTESNVDENSVTSKPYEVNDVETKDFGSKLRRGRRMKDFQKEILPALASLSRHEIHEDLNIIEGVLRSREYRKISGKMARNGENWSPPLRSRRSRLNYAGRRNCSSRFK from the exons ATG GTGTTCTCAACACCTTCCACAAGCGAGGAGTTGTTAGATGGGTGCCAAGATGCATATTATAGGCTTAAGCAGAGGCCTCTTGATCTTCAGCTCTCTGCTGATGAATTCATCAGCCATGTCGAGGAGGATCTCCCAAGCATAGGACATGCTTGGAATCATCGCTTAAGAGAACCCATAGACTTTAAGCATCCTCTCTCTTCTAATTACTCTTCAGGTACTGAGGAGTTGAAGCTTTCCCTGACCACTGGAGTTGACTATAGAAGAACAGAAGGTGCATTGAGGACTTGGTTTGATAAGAAAACTCATCAGTACTGTTCTGTGATTGATTTGGAATCAGATGAGATGATATCAGATGATCATGCAAAATGCACACCTTCTGTTGGCGGTGCTGCTCCAGAAACTTATTCCCCAGGCAAGCACAAGTCACTAGTTTCTGCCTTCTCCAATTTAATCTTCTCAACTAGAGCAAAGAAAGATCCATCTGTTGAGATTGCAGAAAGCAGCTCTTTTCAAGAACATAGTGAATGCTGCCGAGAGCAGACCTCTTCGAATGAAG GAATTATGGAGTTACATGATGATATCCTGTTTAATAATCTTTCCACCAAAATTCAACAGTCCACTTCACATCTAAAAGCTGATTTGGACCTCAACAAAGTTTGCCTCGATGACCCGTCATGTTTCTCAAATGATCCTCTATTGGCCTATCCTTCACCGGCCAGCTCAGCAGGTGTATCTGCAGTAGTTATTGGGAGCGTGCAGGAAGAAACTTGCCCAACCACTTCTTGGGAGAAACGAGTCAATGGCTGCTCAAATGAAATTTCTGATATCCTTCATGCTGCTCAAGTAGATTTAAACAGCACAACTAGGAGCGCAAATGTTTGGACTAGAAGTTCCGACCATAATGGAATAAGCGGTAGGGTAGTGAACCTTACAGGGCCAGAGCCCATGGCCAGCTCCCCAGTAGACATTTTTGTAGACATTGGCAGCTGCAGTGGCGACCTTAAGAATGATAATGTTGTGCTGAAGGCGAAACTTGCAAATGGTCTTCTACATGATTTAAATCAAATGCGTTTAGCTGCTATAGAACTGACCTCTGAGAAGAGCCAAGTGGAAGACGCTGTCTTTTCATGTGTATATCAGTCTCAAAATGATAGACATGGAAATCAATCTCCTGTTTCATGCAAGTCTGGCATTTATGATAATGATTCAAACAGTGGAAAGACAGCGCAATGTGGCAATGTGTCTGGTGATGTGAACACTGATTTGAAAAGCCACTTAGGGGCACAAGTTGCTGATGCCTCATCAGATGAGAATGACCTAAGAACTTCCAAcagttgtgatttgaaaaatgaATGCTACCACAAGAAAGAAGAATCAGCCAAAGTGGATGGTTTGATGAAAAGAGCAGCTGAATCACTTATAAATTTGTCTTTGGAGAATTCAGTTTCCTATCAAGATTCGTCTGCCAAAGAAATCAGAAATGAGACTAGAGAGGAGCCCCAGTATACTTGTGATTCTTTTGAATTAATAGTTGTGGATCTAACGGAGAGCAATGTGGATGAAAATTCCGTGACATCAAAGCCATATGAAGTAAATGATGTGGAGACAAAAGATTTTGGCTCAAAGTTGAGACGGGGAAGGAGAATGAAAGATTTCCAGAAGGAGATACTGCCTGCTCTGGCATCTCTTTCAAGACATGAAATTCATGAAGATTTAAACATTATTGAGGGAGTTTTAAGATCAAGAGAATACCGCAAAATCAGCGGCAAGATGGCAAGAAATGGAGAGAACTGGTCTCCACCGTTGAGAAGTAGACGGTCAAGACTCAATTATGCTGGACGGAGAAATTGTTCATCGAGGTTCAAGTAG
- the LOC7479214 gene encoding uncharacterized protein LOC7479214 isoform X2, protein MDLFNPSKEMLMQGDLDLNSVQLYTDSFKEVIKKTILKQEVIFRTQVHELHQLYRTQKSLMKNLGCKGCGAYNSWDANVQSFLPPFTNPTRVEPLVKETGISSFSKVFSTPSTSEELLDGCQDAYYRLKQRPLDLQLSADEFISHVEEDLPSIGHAWNHRLREPIDFKHPLSSNYSSGTEELKLSLTTGVDYRRTEGALRTWFDKKTHQYCSVIDLESDEMISDDHAKCTPSVGGAAPETYSPGKHKSLVSAFSNLIFSTRAKKDPSVEIAESSSFQEHSECCREQTSSNEGIMELHEQSTSHLKADLDLNKVCLDDPSCFSNDPLLAYPSPASSAGVSAVVIGSVQEETCPTTSWEKRVNGCSNEISDILHAAQVDLNSTTRSANVWTRSSDHNGISGRVVNLTGPEPMASSPVDIFVDIGSCSGDLKNDNVVLKAKLANGLLHDLNQMRLAAIELTSEKSQVEDAVFSCVYQSQNDRHGNQSPVSCKSGIYDNDSNSGKTAQCGNVSGDVNTDLKSHLGAQVADASSDENDLRTSNSCDLKNECYHKKEESAKVDGLMKRAAESLINLSLENSVSYQDSSAKEIRNETREEPQYTCDSFELIVVDLTESNVDENSVTSKPYEVNDVETKDFGSKLRRGRRMKDFQKEILPALASLSRHEIHEDLNIIEGVLRSREYRKISGKMARNGENWSPPLRSRRSRLNYAGRRNCSSRFK, encoded by the exons ATGGACTTGTTCAATCCTAGCAAGGAGATGTTGATGCAAGGAGATTTAGATCTGAACTCTGTACAGCTATACACAGATTCATTTAAAGAAGTTATAAAGAAGACAATTCTCAAGCAGGAGGTTATATTTAGGACTCAG GTCCATGAACTCCATCAGTTATATAGGACACAGAAGTCACTAATGAAGAATCTTGGTTGTAAGGGGTGTGGTGCATACAATTCATGGGATGCAAATGTGCAATCATTTTTACCACCATTTACAAATCCTACAAGAGTTGAACCGCTGGTGAAAGAAACAGGAATTTCCTCATTTTCCAAG GTGTTCTCAACACCTTCCACAAGCGAGGAGTTGTTAGATGGGTGCCAAGATGCATATTATAGGCTTAAGCAGAGGCCTCTTGATCTTCAGCTCTCTGCTGATGAATTCATCAGCCATGTCGAGGAGGATCTCCCAAGCATAGGACATGCTTGGAATCATCGCTTAAGAGAACCCATAGACTTTAAGCATCCTCTCTCTTCTAATTACTCTTCAGGTACTGAGGAGTTGAAGCTTTCCCTGACCACTGGAGTTGACTATAGAAGAACAGAAGGTGCATTGAGGACTTGGTTTGATAAGAAAACTCATCAGTACTGTTCTGTGATTGATTTGGAATCAGATGAGATGATATCAGATGATCATGCAAAATGCACACCTTCTGTTGGCGGTGCTGCTCCAGAAACTTATTCCCCAGGCAAGCACAAGTCACTAGTTTCTGCCTTCTCCAATTTAATCTTCTCAACTAGAGCAAAGAAAGATCCATCTGTTGAGATTGCAGAAAGCAGCTCTTTTCAAGAACATAGTGAATGCTGCCGAGAGCAGACCTCTTCGAATGAAG GAATTATGGAGTTACATGA ACAGTCCACTTCACATCTAAAAGCTGATTTGGACCTCAACAAAGTTTGCCTCGATGACCCGTCATGTTTCTCAAATGATCCTCTATTGGCCTATCCTTCACCGGCCAGCTCAGCAGGTGTATCTGCAGTAGTTATTGGGAGCGTGCAGGAAGAAACTTGCCCAACCACTTCTTGGGAGAAACGAGTCAATGGCTGCTCAAATGAAATTTCTGATATCCTTCATGCTGCTCAAGTAGATTTAAACAGCACAACTAGGAGCGCAAATGTTTGGACTAGAAGTTCCGACCATAATGGAATAAGCGGTAGGGTAGTGAACCTTACAGGGCCAGAGCCCATGGCCAGCTCCCCAGTAGACATTTTTGTAGACATTGGCAGCTGCAGTGGCGACCTTAAGAATGATAATGTTGTGCTGAAGGCGAAACTTGCAAATGGTCTTCTACATGATTTAAATCAAATGCGTTTAGCTGCTATAGAACTGACCTCTGAGAAGAGCCAAGTGGAAGACGCTGTCTTTTCATGTGTATATCAGTCTCAAAATGATAGACATGGAAATCAATCTCCTGTTTCATGCAAGTCTGGCATTTATGATAATGATTCAAACAGTGGAAAGACAGCGCAATGTGGCAATGTGTCTGGTGATGTGAACACTGATTTGAAAAGCCACTTAGGGGCACAAGTTGCTGATGCCTCATCAGATGAGAATGACCTAAGAACTTCCAAcagttgtgatttgaaaaatgaATGCTACCACAAGAAAGAAGAATCAGCCAAAGTGGATGGTTTGATGAAAAGAGCAGCTGAATCACTTATAAATTTGTCTTTGGAGAATTCAGTTTCCTATCAAGATTCGTCTGCCAAAGAAATCAGAAATGAGACTAGAGAGGAGCCCCAGTATACTTGTGATTCTTTTGAATTAATAGTTGTGGATCTAACGGAGAGCAATGTGGATGAAAATTCCGTGACATCAAAGCCATATGAAGTAAATGATGTGGAGACAAAAGATTTTGGCTCAAAGTTGAGACGGGGAAGGAGAATGAAAGATTTCCAGAAGGAGATACTGCCTGCTCTGGCATCTCTTTCAAGACATGAAATTCATGAAGATTTAAACATTATTGAGGGAGTTTTAAGATCAAGAGAATACCGCAAAATCAGCGGCAAGATGGCAAGAAATGGAGAGAACTGGTCTCCACCGTTGAGAAGTAGACGGTCAAGACTCAATTATGCTGGACGGAGAAATTGTTCATCGAGGTTCAAGTAG
- the LOC7479214 gene encoding uncharacterized protein LOC7479214 isoform X3, which translates to MVHELHQLYRTQKSLMKNLGCKGCGAYNSWDANVQSFLPPFTNPTRVEPLVKETGISSFSKVFSTPSTSEELLDGCQDAYYRLKQRPLDLQLSADEFISHVEEDLPSIGHAWNHRLREPIDFKHPLSSNYSSGTEELKLSLTTGVDYRRTEGALRTWFDKKTHQYCSVIDLESDEMISDDHAKCTPSVGGAAPETYSPGKHKSLVSAFSNLIFSTRAKKDPSVEIAESSSFQEHSECCREQTSSNEGIMELHDDILFNNLSTKIQQSTSHLKADLDLNKVCLDDPSCFSNDPLLAYPSPASSAGVSAVVIGSVQEETCPTTSWEKRVNGCSNEISDILHAAQVDLNSTTRSANVWTRSSDHNGISGRVVNLTGPEPMASSPVDIFVDIGSCSGDLKNDNVVLKAKLANGLLHDLNQMRLAAIELTSEKSQVEDAVFSCVYQSQNDRHGNQSPVSCKSGIYDNDSNSGKTAQCGNVSGDVNTDLKSHLGAQVADASSDENDLRTSNSCDLKNECYHKKEESAKVDGLMKRAAESLINLSLENSVSYQDSSAKEIRNETREEPQYTCDSFELIVVDLTESNVDENSVTSKPYEVNDVETKDFGSKLRRGRRMKDFQKEILPALASLSRHEIHEDLNIIEGVLRSREYRKISGKMARNGENWSPPLRSRRSRLNYAGRRNCSSRFK; encoded by the exons ATG GTCCATGAACTCCATCAGTTATATAGGACACAGAAGTCACTAATGAAGAATCTTGGTTGTAAGGGGTGTGGTGCATACAATTCATGGGATGCAAATGTGCAATCATTTTTACCACCATTTACAAATCCTACAAGAGTTGAACCGCTGGTGAAAGAAACAGGAATTTCCTCATTTTCCAAG GTGTTCTCAACACCTTCCACAAGCGAGGAGTTGTTAGATGGGTGCCAAGATGCATATTATAGGCTTAAGCAGAGGCCTCTTGATCTTCAGCTCTCTGCTGATGAATTCATCAGCCATGTCGAGGAGGATCTCCCAAGCATAGGACATGCTTGGAATCATCGCTTAAGAGAACCCATAGACTTTAAGCATCCTCTCTCTTCTAATTACTCTTCAGGTACTGAGGAGTTGAAGCTTTCCCTGACCACTGGAGTTGACTATAGAAGAACAGAAGGTGCATTGAGGACTTGGTTTGATAAGAAAACTCATCAGTACTGTTCTGTGATTGATTTGGAATCAGATGAGATGATATCAGATGATCATGCAAAATGCACACCTTCTGTTGGCGGTGCTGCTCCAGAAACTTATTCCCCAGGCAAGCACAAGTCACTAGTTTCTGCCTTCTCCAATTTAATCTTCTCAACTAGAGCAAAGAAAGATCCATCTGTTGAGATTGCAGAAAGCAGCTCTTTTCAAGAACATAGTGAATGCTGCCGAGAGCAGACCTCTTCGAATGAAG GAATTATGGAGTTACATGATGATATCCTGTTTAATAATCTTTCCACCAAAATTCAACAGTCCACTTCACATCTAAAAGCTGATTTGGACCTCAACAAAGTTTGCCTCGATGACCCGTCATGTTTCTCAAATGATCCTCTATTGGCCTATCCTTCACCGGCCAGCTCAGCAGGTGTATCTGCAGTAGTTATTGGGAGCGTGCAGGAAGAAACTTGCCCAACCACTTCTTGGGAGAAACGAGTCAATGGCTGCTCAAATGAAATTTCTGATATCCTTCATGCTGCTCAAGTAGATTTAAACAGCACAACTAGGAGCGCAAATGTTTGGACTAGAAGTTCCGACCATAATGGAATAAGCGGTAGGGTAGTGAACCTTACAGGGCCAGAGCCCATGGCCAGCTCCCCAGTAGACATTTTTGTAGACATTGGCAGCTGCAGTGGCGACCTTAAGAATGATAATGTTGTGCTGAAGGCGAAACTTGCAAATGGTCTTCTACATGATTTAAATCAAATGCGTTTAGCTGCTATAGAACTGACCTCTGAGAAGAGCCAAGTGGAAGACGCTGTCTTTTCATGTGTATATCAGTCTCAAAATGATAGACATGGAAATCAATCTCCTGTTTCATGCAAGTCTGGCATTTATGATAATGATTCAAACAGTGGAAAGACAGCGCAATGTGGCAATGTGTCTGGTGATGTGAACACTGATTTGAAAAGCCACTTAGGGGCACAAGTTGCTGATGCCTCATCAGATGAGAATGACCTAAGAACTTCCAAcagttgtgatttgaaaaatgaATGCTACCACAAGAAAGAAGAATCAGCCAAAGTGGATGGTTTGATGAAAAGAGCAGCTGAATCACTTATAAATTTGTCTTTGGAGAATTCAGTTTCCTATCAAGATTCGTCTGCCAAAGAAATCAGAAATGAGACTAGAGAGGAGCCCCAGTATACTTGTGATTCTTTTGAATTAATAGTTGTGGATCTAACGGAGAGCAATGTGGATGAAAATTCCGTGACATCAAAGCCATATGAAGTAAATGATGTGGAGACAAAAGATTTTGGCTCAAAGTTGAGACGGGGAAGGAGAATGAAAGATTTCCAGAAGGAGATACTGCCTGCTCTGGCATCTCTTTCAAGACATGAAATTCATGAAGATTTAAACATTATTGAGGGAGTTTTAAGATCAAGAGAATACCGCAAAATCAGCGGCAAGATGGCAAGAAATGGAGAGAACTGGTCTCCACCGTTGAGAAGTAGACGGTCAAGACTCAATTATGCTGGACGGAGAAATTGTTCATCGAGGTTCAAGTAG
- the LOC7479214 gene encoding uncharacterized protein LOC7479214 isoform X1, producing the protein MDLFNPSKEMLMQGDLDLNSVQLYTDSFKEVIKKTILKQEVIFRTQVHELHQLYRTQKSLMKNLGCKGCGAYNSWDANVQSFLPPFTNPTRVEPLVKETGISSFSKVFSTPSTSEELLDGCQDAYYRLKQRPLDLQLSADEFISHVEEDLPSIGHAWNHRLREPIDFKHPLSSNYSSGTEELKLSLTTGVDYRRTEGALRTWFDKKTHQYCSVIDLESDEMISDDHAKCTPSVGGAAPETYSPGKHKSLVSAFSNLIFSTRAKKDPSVEIAESSSFQEHSECCREQTSSNEGIMELHDDILFNNLSTKIQQSTSHLKADLDLNKVCLDDPSCFSNDPLLAYPSPASSAGVSAVVIGSVQEETCPTTSWEKRVNGCSNEISDILHAAQVDLNSTTRSANVWTRSSDHNGISGRVVNLTGPEPMASSPVDIFVDIGSCSGDLKNDNVVLKAKLANGLLHDLNQMRLAAIELTSEKSQVEDAVFSCVYQSQNDRHGNQSPVSCKSGIYDNDSNSGKTAQCGNVSGDVNTDLKSHLGAQVADASSDENDLRTSNSCDLKNECYHKKEESAKVDGLMKRAAESLINLSLENSVSYQDSSAKEIRNETREEPQYTCDSFELIVVDLTESNVDENSVTSKPYEVNDVETKDFGSKLRRGRRMKDFQKEILPALASLSRHEIHEDLNIIEGVLRSREYRKISGKMARNGENWSPPLRSRRSRLNYAGRRNCSSRFK; encoded by the exons ATGGACTTGTTCAATCCTAGCAAGGAGATGTTGATGCAAGGAGATTTAGATCTGAACTCTGTACAGCTATACACAGATTCATTTAAAGAAGTTATAAAGAAGACAATTCTCAAGCAGGAGGTTATATTTAGGACTCAG GTCCATGAACTCCATCAGTTATATAGGACACAGAAGTCACTAATGAAGAATCTTGGTTGTAAGGGGTGTGGTGCATACAATTCATGGGATGCAAATGTGCAATCATTTTTACCACCATTTACAAATCCTACAAGAGTTGAACCGCTGGTGAAAGAAACAGGAATTTCCTCATTTTCCAAG GTGTTCTCAACACCTTCCACAAGCGAGGAGTTGTTAGATGGGTGCCAAGATGCATATTATAGGCTTAAGCAGAGGCCTCTTGATCTTCAGCTCTCTGCTGATGAATTCATCAGCCATGTCGAGGAGGATCTCCCAAGCATAGGACATGCTTGGAATCATCGCTTAAGAGAACCCATAGACTTTAAGCATCCTCTCTCTTCTAATTACTCTTCAGGTACTGAGGAGTTGAAGCTTTCCCTGACCACTGGAGTTGACTATAGAAGAACAGAAGGTGCATTGAGGACTTGGTTTGATAAGAAAACTCATCAGTACTGTTCTGTGATTGATTTGGAATCAGATGAGATGATATCAGATGATCATGCAAAATGCACACCTTCTGTTGGCGGTGCTGCTCCAGAAACTTATTCCCCAGGCAAGCACAAGTCACTAGTTTCTGCCTTCTCCAATTTAATCTTCTCAACTAGAGCAAAGAAAGATCCATCTGTTGAGATTGCAGAAAGCAGCTCTTTTCAAGAACATAGTGAATGCTGCCGAGAGCAGACCTCTTCGAATGAAG GAATTATGGAGTTACATGATGATATCCTGTTTAATAATCTTTCCACCAAAATTCAACAGTCCACTTCACATCTAAAAGCTGATTTGGACCTCAACAAAGTTTGCCTCGATGACCCGTCATGTTTCTCAAATGATCCTCTATTGGCCTATCCTTCACCGGCCAGCTCAGCAGGTGTATCTGCAGTAGTTATTGGGAGCGTGCAGGAAGAAACTTGCCCAACCACTTCTTGGGAGAAACGAGTCAATGGCTGCTCAAATGAAATTTCTGATATCCTTCATGCTGCTCAAGTAGATTTAAACAGCACAACTAGGAGCGCAAATGTTTGGACTAGAAGTTCCGACCATAATGGAATAAGCGGTAGGGTAGTGAACCTTACAGGGCCAGAGCCCATGGCCAGCTCCCCAGTAGACATTTTTGTAGACATTGGCAGCTGCAGTGGCGACCTTAAGAATGATAATGTTGTGCTGAAGGCGAAACTTGCAAATGGTCTTCTACATGATTTAAATCAAATGCGTTTAGCTGCTATAGAACTGACCTCTGAGAAGAGCCAAGTGGAAGACGCTGTCTTTTCATGTGTATATCAGTCTCAAAATGATAGACATGGAAATCAATCTCCTGTTTCATGCAAGTCTGGCATTTATGATAATGATTCAAACAGTGGAAAGACAGCGCAATGTGGCAATGTGTCTGGTGATGTGAACACTGATTTGAAAAGCCACTTAGGGGCACAAGTTGCTGATGCCTCATCAGATGAGAATGACCTAAGAACTTCCAAcagttgtgatttgaaaaatgaATGCTACCACAAGAAAGAAGAATCAGCCAAAGTGGATGGTTTGATGAAAAGAGCAGCTGAATCACTTATAAATTTGTCTTTGGAGAATTCAGTTTCCTATCAAGATTCGTCTGCCAAAGAAATCAGAAATGAGACTAGAGAGGAGCCCCAGTATACTTGTGATTCTTTTGAATTAATAGTTGTGGATCTAACGGAGAGCAATGTGGATGAAAATTCCGTGACATCAAAGCCATATGAAGTAAATGATGTGGAGACAAAAGATTTTGGCTCAAAGTTGAGACGGGGAAGGAGAATGAAAGATTTCCAGAAGGAGATACTGCCTGCTCTGGCATCTCTTTCAAGACATGAAATTCATGAAGATTTAAACATTATTGAGGGAGTTTTAAGATCAAGAGAATACCGCAAAATCAGCGGCAAGATGGCAAGAAATGGAGAGAACTGGTCTCCACCGTTGAGAAGTAGACGGTCAAGACTCAATTATGCTGGACGGAGAAATTGTTCATCGAGGTTCAAGTAG
- the LOC7479215 gene encoding beta-ketoacyl-[acyl-carrier-protein] synthase III, chloroplastic-like — MASASGSSSPSAPSLGRKIVPSTGVIGSGFWSIKGISRRVVCSSTIEGSEKISPSQSGLPRYLNTSIEDNEVDHALGSNGSVLDFPPKRHAIISCLQMNGKEVFRFAVRCVPQSIERALEKAGLTGSSIDWPLIHQANQRIIDAVATCLEVPPERIISNVANYGNTSAASIPLALDEAVRSEKVKPGHTIATAGFGAGLTWGSAIIRWG; from the exons atgGCAAGTGCATCCGGGTCCAGTAGTCCTTCAGCTCCAAGCCTCGGAAGGAAGATTGTGCCTTCAACAGGGGTTATTGGATCTGGGTTTTGGTCCATCAAAGGAATCTCAAGGAGAGTGGTGTGTTCCAGCACCATTGAAGGTTCAGAGAAGATTTCCCCTTCTCAATCTGGATTGCCCAG ATATTTAAATACCTCCATCGAAGATAATGAAGTTGATCATGCATTGGGTTCTAACGGCTCAGTTTTAGACTTTCCTCCTAAACGTCATGCCATCATTTCCTGCCTTCAAATGAATGGAAAAGAGGTTTTCCGCTTTGCTGTTAGATGTGTGCCCCAGTCTATCGAGCGTGCTCTTGAAAAGGCCGGTCTCACTGGGTCAAGCATTGACTGGCCACTGATCCACCAG GCAAATCAAAGGATCATTGATGCAGTTGCAACATGCTTAGAAGTCCCGCCAGAAAGGATCATATCAAATGTGGCAAATTATGGTAACACAAGTGCTGCTTCCATTCCATTGGCTTTGGATGAAGCCGTCAGAAGTGAGAAGGTGAAGCCAGGCCATACCATTGCAACTGCAGGATTTGGAGCTGGTTTAACTTGGGGTTCTGCGATCATCAGATGGGGTTGA